Genomic DNA from Halobaculum sp. CBA1158:
CGCCCGAGCGCGCGGCGACCCTGGCCGAGTGTTCCCGGGACGCCGTCGAGGGGGCAGTCGCCGATCGGTCGGCGACCGCCGATGTCTCGGACGACCCTCAAGACCTCGAGTGACCGCGTTGCGGCGGCCGCGGAGACACCCGGCTTTATAAACCGTCGGTTTATAAGTGGGGACGAGGAACGACGACGCATGACGGACCCGGCAGAATCCATCGAGATTCAGAACGTTGTAGCATCGACGGGGATCGGGCAGGAGCTCGATCTCGAAGCGCTGGCGGAGGACCTTCCGGGGGCGGACTTCAACCCGGACAACTTCCCGGGGCTGGTCTACCGGACCCAAGAGCCCAAGGCGGCGGCGCTGATCTTCCGCTCGGGCAAGATCGTGTGCACGGGTGCCAAGAGCATCGACGACGTGCACGAGGCCCTCGGGATCATCTTCGAGAAGCTCCGCGGACTGAAGATTCCGGTCGAGGACGATCCGGACATCACCGTCCAGAACATCGTCTCGTCGGCCGATCT
This window encodes:
- a CDS encoding TATA-box-binding protein; protein product: MTDPAESIEIQNVVASTGIGQELDLEALAEDLPGADFNPDNFPGLVYRTQEPKAAALIFRSGKIVCTGAKSIDDVHEALGIIFEKLRGLKIPVEDDPDITVQNIVSSADLGHQLNLNALAIGLGLEDVEYEPEQFPGLVYRMDEPDVVILLFGSGKIVITGGKRTDDAEEAVEEIVDRIEALGLLG